The following proteins are co-located in the Paludibaculum fermentans genome:
- a CDS encoding class I SAM-dependent methyltransferase encodes MLEAKPSRTALRVAVRRAAHQILEDPPVFSDPLALAILGPEGAPWVAEERTRKDQLAGRTLRAFLAARSRYAEDELARAVEAGVRQYVLLGAGLDTFACRNPYASAGLRVYEVDFPSTQQWKRELLTTAGILVPDTATFVPMDFEHQTLASGLRAAGFQTEAPAFFACLGVVPYLTDEAFTSTLEFIASLPHGSGIAFDYAVARSALNLMEKLALDALAKRVAAAGEPFQLFFEPETLARRLRLLGFERIEDLGRDELNERYFLNRVDEFRLRGGLGRIAGAWL; translated from the coding sequence ATGCTGGAAGCTAAACCCAGCCGCACAGCGCTGCGGGTAGCCGTCCGCCGCGCGGCTCATCAGATTCTGGAAGACCCGCCGGTCTTCTCCGATCCGCTCGCCCTGGCCATCCTGGGCCCTGAGGGCGCGCCTTGGGTTGCTGAGGAACGAACGAGGAAGGACCAGCTCGCCGGCCGGACCCTGCGCGCCTTCCTGGCGGCCCGCAGCCGTTACGCGGAGGATGAATTGGCTCGCGCCGTTGAAGCCGGAGTCCGGCAGTACGTTCTACTGGGCGCCGGGCTCGACACTTTCGCCTGCCGCAACCCGTACGCTTCAGCCGGCCTGCGCGTCTACGAGGTCGACTTCCCTTCTACCCAACAGTGGAAGCGGGAGTTACTGACAACGGCAGGCATCCTGGTACCGGACACGGCGACCTTCGTCCCAATGGATTTCGAGCACCAGACGCTCGCGTCCGGACTGCGGGCGGCAGGCTTCCAGACGGAAGCGCCAGCCTTTTTCGCCTGTCTCGGCGTGGTCCCTTACCTCACGGACGAAGCCTTCACGTCCACACTCGAGTTCATCGCGTCGCTTCCGCACGGCTCAGGAATTGCCTTCGACTACGCCGTCGCGCGCTCCGCCCTAAACCTAATGGAGAAACTGGCGTTGGATGCCCTGGCCAAACGCGTCGCGGCCGCCGGCGAACCGTTCCAGCTCTTTTTCGAGCCGGAGACTCTTGCCCGGCGTCTCCGACTGCTTGGCTTTGAACGCATCGAGGATCTGGGCCGCGATGAGTTGAACGAGCGCTACTTCCTGAACCGTGTGGACGAATTTCGCCTGCGGGGCGGTCTAGGCCGGATCGCCGGCGCCTGGCTCTAG